In one Brassica oleracea var. oleracea cultivar TO1000 chromosome C9, BOL, whole genome shotgun sequence genomic region, the following are encoded:
- the LOC106316687 gene encoding bidirectional sugar transporter SWEET7 has product MASAQLTIRKIVGIIGNAIALCLFLSPTPTFRRIVKKKSVEEYSPIPYLATLINCLVWVLYGLPMVHPDSTLVVTINGAGILIEVVFITIFFVFSGRPKQRLVIAAVLAGETLFVAILAVLVFTLQHTTTERTMSVGIVCCVFNVMMYASPLSVMKMVIRTKSVEFMPFWLSLAAFLNAGVWTVYALMPLDPFIAIPNGIGCIFGLAQLILYAAYYKSTKKMMAERQPMIGLSSAVVRIGSEKVAQPSS; this is encoded by the exons ATGGCGTCTGCACAGTTAACAATTCGGAAGATTGTGGGTATAATAG GAAATGCCATCGCACTATGTTTGTTTCTATCACCAAC GCCAACTTTTAGAAGGATCGTGAAAAAGAAGTCAGTGGAGGAATACTCACCAATACCGTATTTAGCGACTCTAATAAACTGTCTCGTTTGGGTTCTCTATGGACTCCCTATGGTGCATCCGGACAGCACACTGGTCGTTACAATCAACGGTGCAGGCATCCTAATCGAAGTTGTATTCATTACCATCTTTTTCGTTTTCAGTGGCCGCCCAAAACAGAGATTGGTAATAGCTGCTGTTTTAGCGGGTGAAACGCTGTTCGTGGCTATTCTCGCAGTCTTGGTCTTCACTTTACAACACACTACCACAGAACGTACGATGAGCGTTGGAATCGTATGTTGCGTTTTCAACGTGATGATGTATGCTTCTCCATTGTCTGTTATG AAAATGGTAATAAGAACGAAAAGCGTGGAGTTCATGCCGTTTTGGCTGTCGTTAGCTGCATTTCTAAACGCGGGTGTTTGGACTGTTTATGCACTCATGCCTTTGGATCCATTCATAGCT ATTCCAAATGGAATTGGATGTATATTTGGGCTGGCCCAGTTAATATTGTACGCTGCATACTACAAATCCACCAAAAAAATGATGGCAGAGAGACAACCGATGATAGGTTTATCCAGTGCGGTCGTTCGTATTGGATCTGAGAAAGTTGCGCAACCATCGTCTTAG